The Ruania halotolerans genome contains the following window.
TCGTCGACGTCCACGACCATGTCGCCACGATCCGCCTGAACCGGCCGGAGAAGCTCAACGCCGTCACCCAGGAGATGAGCGCCGAGCTGGCCCGCCTCGTCACCGCCGTCAACGACGAACCGTCCATCCGGGTCCTCGTCTACACCGGCACCGGACGCGCCTTTTGCGCCGGCAGCGACATCACCACCCTCGACGAGTACGACACCCCGTGGGCTTTCCGCAACCGGCGCGACTACTGCGACGCGCTACGTGAGTGCCGCAAACCGATCATCGCCGCCGTGAACGGCTACGCATTCGGTGGCGGTCTCGAGGCGGCGCTCACCTGCGATATCCGGGTTGCCGCCGAGTCCGCGACCTTCGCGGCGCCCGAGGTGACGCTCGGATGGATCGGCGGCGGGGGGATGTCACCCCTGCTGGCCGCATCCGTCGGACCAGGCAACGCGGCCCTGATGCTGATGACCGGCGATCGCATCGACGCCTCCCAGGCATTGTCCTGGGGATTGATCAGTCAGGTCCTGCCGGCCGAGGAGCTGCTCAGCCGGGCCCAGGAACTGGCTAGGATCATCGCCACCCGACCCCCGATCGCCGTCGAGACGGCGAAGGCGAACGTGCGTGCCGCGCAGAATCTCCCGCTCGACCAGGCGATCGGCTACGAGCGCGAGCTGCAGGCAATCACCTTCGCCACCGCAGACGCCGCCGAGGGACGCACCGCTTTCACCGAGAAGCGCACCGGCACTTTCCACGGCCGCTGAGACGAGGAGGAACTCCCGATGACGACCTGGATCCCCCCGGTCACCGACATCCTGCCCACTGATCACGACCGCGCCGTACTCGTCGGACGCGCCTGGCTGCCCCACGCCCCGGGTCCCGCGGTCGTGGCCGTCCGCGAAGGTGAGCTGCAGGACCTCTCGGCCTCCTTCCCCACGATGCGTGATCTCACCGAGCAGCCGGACCCGACCGCGGCCCTCGCCGGGGCGAGTGGCCCCTCGGTCGGTACGCTCGAGGCCCTCTGGGCCAACACCAACACCGACCGCCGCGATGACGCACTGCCCTGGCTGCTCTCACCGGTCGACCTGCAGGTGATCAAGGCCGCGGGAGTGACGTTCCCGGTCTCGATGATCGAGCGCGTCATCGAGGAACGAGCCCGTGGCGAGGCGGCGACCGCGGAGAGTATCCGCAGCACCGTCATGGAAGCGATCGGCGGGGACATCGCCGATCTCGTCCCGGGCTCGGCCGCCGCCGCGCGGCTCAAGGAGGTGCTGCTCGAGGCCGGGATGTGGAGCCAGTACCTCGAGGTCGGTATCGGGCCGGATGCCGAGATCTTCACCAAGGCGCCGGTGCTCGCCTCGGTCGGGCCGGGTTCCGAAGTCGGCGTGCTCGCCGAGTCGGAGTGGAACAACCCCGAGCCCGAGGTCGTGCTGATCGTCTCCTCCGCTGGCGCGATCATCGGCGCCACGCTCGGCAACGACGTCAACCTCCGCGACATCGAGGGCCGCTCCGCGCTGCTGCTGGGGCGGGCGAAGGACAACAACGCCTCGGCTTCACTCGGTCCGTTCCTGCGGTTGTTCGACGCAGGTTTCACCCTCGACGACGTGCGCAGCGAGTCCGTCTCGCTCACCGTCACCGGTGCGGACGGATTCCAGCTCGAGGCGGGCTCCGATATGGCTCGTATCAGTCGCGATCCCGCCGATCTTGTCCGCCAGGCGGCTGGCAATCACCATGCCTATCCCGACGGCTTCGTGCTCTACCTGGGCACGATGTTCGCCCCGACCGCCGATCGTGACCTGGCGGGCCACGGCTTCACCCACCACCCTGGTGACGTGGTCCGGATCGCCTCACCGGGGCTGGGCGCGCTGATCAACCGCGTCCAGCACAGCGAGTCCCTGCCTGCGTGGGAGTTCGGGATCGGCGCCCTCATCTCCAACCTCGCGCAGCGAAACCTGATCGGAAGGATGACTCGATGACCACCCTGTCGACGACCGACCCCCGCACCGGCACCACCACACCCACGCTCATCGAGCAGACCACCCCCGAGCGTCTCGTCGAGATCACCACCCTCGCCCGTGATGCCTTCCGCAATCTGAGCACCCGCAGCCGCGCCTGGCGCGCCGGGCTGCTGCAGGCGCTCGCCGACGGCCTCGAGGAGGACCGGGAGGCTCTCGTGAGCGCCGCGATGAGCGAGACCGGACTGCCGCAGGCGCGCCTGACCGGGGAGCTGACCCGCAGCATCTTCCAGCTCCGACTGTTCGCCGACGTCGTCACCGAGGGCGGGTACCTCGAGGCAATCATCGATCATGCCGGCGACACTCCGCTTGGCCCCGGCCCCGACGTGCGCCGCATGCTCGTGCCCCTCGGCCCGGTCGCCGTCTTCGGGGCGAGCAACTTCCCCTTCGCCTTCTCCGTCGTCGGTGGCGACACCGCCTCTGCGCTCGCAGCGGGTGGCTCCGTGGTGATCAAGGCGCACGGCTCGCATCTGCTGACCTCTCAACGCTCCTACGAGAGCCTCGCGCGCTCTGCCGCCGCCCATGGCGCTCCCGAGGGAACCATCGGAATCGTCTACGGCCAGCAGGCGGGGGCGGACCTGGTCCGCGACCCCCGCATCACCGCCGTGGGGTTCACCGGGTCGCTGTCCACCGGGAAGATCCTGCAGTCCCTGATCGACGAGCGCCCCACGCCCATCCCCTTCTACGGCGAGCTCTCCAGCGTCAACCCGCTGATCGTCACGGCGGGCGCCGTGGCCGAGCGCGGCGAGGAGATCGCCGAGGGGCTGTATACGTCCTTCACCGCATCCGCCGGGCAGTTGTGCACCAAACCGGGAATCGCGCTGGTCCCGGAAGGGGAAGCCGGTGACGCACTCGCCGCCGGCCTGGTCTCGCGCGGCGGCGCCGCCGATCCGCAGACGCTGCTCAACTCCCGCATCCACCACAGTTTCGACGAGATCCGCACCCGGTTGATCGAGGAGGGGCACGCACGCAGTCTGCTGGCACCCCGGGCCGCTGAGGAGGGCTTCGCCCGCACCCCCGCCGTGCTGGAGATCGACGCCGACCACGTCACTCCAGCCGTCACCGAAGAGGCCTTCGGACCGCTGATCGTGCTCGTCCGCTACCGCGACCTGGCGCAGATCGGCGCGACCCTGGCCGCGGTCCCCGACTCGCTGACGGCGACGATCCACTCGGCGGCTGGCGAGGCGCAGGAACGGCAGGCTCTGACCGAGGTGGTGCGGGACGTCGTCGGGCGGATCATCTACGACGGCTACCCCACGGGTGTGCGAGTGTGCTGGGCGATGCACCACGGCGGGCCGTGGCCGGCGACGAACACCCAGCACACCTCCGTGGGGGCCACCGCCGTGCGCCGGTTCCTGCGCCCGCTCGCCTGGCAGGACGCACCGCAGGAGGTGCTGCCGCCTGAGCTTCGTGAGGGCCAGGTGGGCATTCCCCGACGCGTCGACGGCGTACTGCGACCCTCAGGCAGCTGACAGCGGGGCCGATCACCTGCGCGCCGCCCGGCGGACAGGTGATCGGCCGCCGTCAGTCCTCGCCGAGGAAGAGCTCCACCACCGGGACCGCGACCTCGGGCCGGACGGCAGGTAACTGCAACGTGACCGTGCCTGCAGGCTGCTCACCGGGGGTGATGTGGTCGAGCTGATGGTTGGCGTCGGTCCGTTCGCCGCCGGCCACCCGCACCTGTAGCTGGGAGCCGTCATGCAGGAACCGCGCGAACTGTACCGAGCCGGGCAGATCCCGCAGGTGCACGTGCTTGAGCGGCCAGTGCAGCAGGTGCACGTAGATCCGGTCAGCGCGCGCGGTGAACGCTGTCCCGGGCGCCGGGGTGGCCGCCACCGGCCCGGCCCCGACGATCGCCTGGCGGTGCAGGCGCATCCACTCGGCGAGGACCCCGAGCGAGGCCGCATC
Protein-coding sequences here:
- a CDS encoding aldehyde dehydrogenase (NADP(+)); the encoded protein is MTTLSTTDPRTGTTTPTLIEQTTPERLVEITTLARDAFRNLSTRSRAWRAGLLQALADGLEEDREALVSAAMSETGLPQARLTGELTRSIFQLRLFADVVTEGGYLEAIIDHAGDTPLGPGPDVRRMLVPLGPVAVFGASNFPFAFSVVGGDTASALAAGGSVVIKAHGSHLLTSQRSYESLARSAAAHGAPEGTIGIVYGQQAGADLVRDPRITAVGFTGSLSTGKILQSLIDERPTPIPFYGELSSVNPLIVTAGAVAERGEEIAEGLYTSFTASAGQLCTKPGIALVPEGEAGDALAAGLVSRGGAADPQTLLNSRIHHSFDEIRTRLIEEGHARSLLAPRAAEEGFARTPAVLEIDADHVTPAVTEEAFGPLIVLVRYRDLAQIGATLAAVPDSLTATIHSAAGEAQERQALTEVVRDVVGRIIYDGYPTGVRVCWAMHHGGPWPATNTQHTSVGATAVRRFLRPLAWQDAPQEVLPPELREGQVGIPRRVDGVLRPSGS
- a CDS encoding fumarylacetoacetate hydrolase family protein; this translates as MTTWIPPVTDILPTDHDRAVLVGRAWLPHAPGPAVVAVREGELQDLSASFPTMRDLTEQPDPTAALAGASGPSVGTLEALWANTNTDRRDDALPWLLSPVDLQVIKAAGVTFPVSMIERVIEERARGEAATAESIRSTVMEAIGGDIADLVPGSAAAARLKEVLLEAGMWSQYLEVGIGPDAEIFTKAPVLASVGPGSEVGVLAESEWNNPEPEVVLIVSSAGAIIGATLGNDVNLRDIEGRSALLLGRAKDNNASASLGPFLRLFDAGFTLDDVRSESVSLTVTGADGFQLEAGSDMARISRDPADLVRQAAGNHHAYPDGFVLYLGTMFAPTADRDLAGHGFTHHPGDVVRIASPGLGALINRVQHSESLPAWEFGIGALISNLAQRNLIGRMTR
- a CDS encoding enoyl-CoA hydratase/isomerase family protein gives rise to the protein MTLTSRTELLVVDVHDHVATIRLNRPEKLNAVTQEMSAELARLVTAVNDEPSIRVLVYTGTGRAFCAGSDITTLDEYDTPWAFRNRRDYCDALRECRKPIIAAVNGYAFGGGLEAALTCDIRVAAESATFAAPEVTLGWIGGGGMSPLLAASVGPGNAALMLMTGDRIDASQALSWGLISQVLPAEELLSRAQELARIIATRPPIAVETAKANVRAAQNLPLDQAIGYERELQAITFATADAAEGRTAFTEKRTGTFHGR